A genomic segment from Treponema sp. Marseille-Q3903 encodes:
- a CDS encoding glycine--tRNA ligase — MANNSDTHACTLEKIISLCKRRGFVYQASEIYGGQAGAWDYGPLGVEFKRNIQNEWWHYMTQLHDDVVGLDSAIFQHHTTWKASGHVDHFSDPMVDCIECNARHRADKLIEDFVQSHPEVTLEKPVDTMTHDEMSVFINANINCPVCGSKNRKYTAVREFNLMFKTYQGPIADDTHLIYLRPETCQGIFTDFKNIVQSNRMKVPFGVAQVGKSFRNEIIFKNFIFRTCEFEQMEMEYFCKPGTEDESFERWRKDRWQFYLKYGIPEKQLKWHHHDKLAHYAKDAYDITYNYPIGFEEIEGIHSRTDFDLSQHQAYSKKDMSYIDQEDGNKKYIPYVIETSAGLNRNFLMFLCEAYEEQNVGTDGNEDYRTVLHLDPRLAPITVAVLPLMKKDGLAEKAKEIQHLLKEDFVTDYDTSGTVGKRYRRQDEVGTPFCVTVDYDTIQQTKDNELYNTVTVRYRDSMEQERVALDDLIPFIQKAIKNYKHVVRTDR; from the coding sequence ATGGCAAATAATTCAGATACACACGCATGTACTTTAGAAAAAATCATAAGTTTGTGTAAAAGACGCGGTTTTGTTTACCAAGCTTCGGAAATTTATGGCGGACAGGCAGGGGCTTGGGATTACGGTCCGCTCGGCGTTGAATTTAAACGAAACATTCAAAACGAGTGGTGGCACTACATGACACAGCTTCACGATGATGTTGTCGGACTTGATTCGGCTATTTTTCAGCATCACACTACATGGAAAGCTTCCGGACACGTTGACCATTTTTCGGATCCTATGGTCGACTGTATTGAATGCAACGCCCGCCATCGTGCAGATAAACTGATCGAAGATTTTGTTCAGTCGCATCCTGAAGTGACTTTGGAAAAACCTGTTGATACAATGACTCACGACGAAATGTCAGTGTTTATAAATGCTAACATCAACTGTCCTGTCTGCGGTTCAAAAAATAGAAAATATACGGCAGTGCGCGAGTTCAACCTGATGTTCAAAACTTATCAGGGACCAATCGCCGACGATACTCACCTTATTTACCTTCGTCCGGAAACGTGTCAAGGTATTTTCACAGATTTTAAAAATATTGTTCAGTCAAACAGGATGAAAGTTCCTTTTGGAGTTGCGCAGGTTGGAAAATCGTTCCGCAACGAAATCATCTTTAAGAATTTTATTTTCCGCACTTGTGAATTTGAGCAGATGGAGATGGAATATTTTTGTAAGCCTGGAACAGAAGATGAGAGTTTTGAACGCTGGAGAAAAGACAGATGGCAGTTCTATCTAAAATACGGAATTCCTGAAAAACAGCTCAAGTGGCATCACCACGACAAGCTTGCTCATTACGCTAAAGACGCTTACGATATCACTTACAATTACCCAATCGGTTTTGAAGAGATAGAAGGAATTCACTCTAGAACGGACTTTGATCTTTCTCAACATCAAGCGTATTCAAAAAAGGACATGTCTTATATCGACCAAGAGGATGGAAATAAAAAATATATTCCTTACGTGATTGAGACTTCTGCCGGTTTGAACAGAAACTTCCTTATGTTTTTGTGCGAAGCTTACGAAGAACAGAATGTCGGGACAGATGGAAACGAAGATTATCGCACAGTTCTTCATCTTGACCCTCGTCTTGCCCCAATAACAGTCGCAGTTCTCCCTCTGATGAAAAAAGATGGGCTTGCCGAAAAAGCAAAAGAAATTCAACATCTGCTTAAAGAAGATTTTGTAACCGACTACGACACTTCTGGAACTGTAGGAAAGCGTTACCGCCGCCAGGACGAAGTTGGAACACCGTTCTGCGTAACTGTAGACTACGACACAATTCAACAGACAAAAGACAATGAATTGTACAATACTGTCACTGTTCGATACCGCGACTCTATGGAACAGGAACGGGTTGCACTTGATGATTTGATTCCATTTATTCAAAAAGCAATCAAAAACTACAAACATGTTGTGAGAACTGACAGATAA
- a CDS encoding tRNA-dihydrouridine synthase family protein yields the protein MKLICGPMATISHPAFRILLEKFGGCDEYFSEMINAGTLLTGGPFEKYYIDPSPVPQKIVWQLTGRTAEQMYEAAKKIIKLPGIGIDINMGCSAPDIYRYGAGIGWMLKPLEETQEMIKAVAEVMKSDCKKRFSVKLRLGDDNFTEQKFFEFTDMLVKNNVQLITLHPRTKKEKLTRHARYFYCQKLCERYKGSGVEIYLNGNVKDRASMEKALFEAPDVSGIMISRAAVVRPWIFREVSGGDSFNVDMLQIGLDYISDIEKYQPVEFWKTRLQRFFAYYSDNFMFSHFAKTSFLNAKDNHDLRNRLNAFFEKCPEERYKKVP from the coding sequence ATGAAATTAATCTGCGGACCGATGGCAACTATTTCGCATCCGGCTTTTCGTATTCTTCTTGAAAAATTTGGCGGCTGCGACGAATATTTTTCGGAGATGATAAATGCGGGCACTCTTTTGACAGGCGGACCGTTCGAAAAATACTATATTGACCCGTCTCCCGTCCCGCAAAAAATCGTCTGGCAGCTCACCGGCAGGACGGCGGAGCAGATGTATGAAGCTGCAAAAAAAATCATAAAACTTCCCGGAATCGGCATTGACATAAATATGGGATGTTCCGCTCCCGATATTTACCGATATGGAGCTGGAATCGGCTGGATGCTCAAGCCTCTTGAAGAAACGCAGGAGATGATAAAGGCTGTCGCAGAGGTGATGAAGTCCGACTGTAAAAAAAGATTCAGCGTAAAACTGAGGCTCGGCGACGACAATTTTACTGAGCAAAAGTTTTTTGAGTTTACAGACATGCTTGTCAAAAACAATGTTCAGCTGATTACGCTTCACCCTCGCACAAAAAAAGAAAAATTGACAAGACATGCGCGCTATTTTTACTGCCAAAAGCTTTGCGAAAGATACAAAGGAAGCGGAGTTGAAATTTATCTAAATGGAAACGTAAAAGACAGAGCGAGCATGGAAAAAGCGCTTTTTGAAGCTCCCGATGTCAGCGGAATTATGATTTCGAGGGCGGCTGTTGTGCGTCCTTGGATTTTCCGAGAAGTTAGCGGTGGAGATTCTTTTAATGTAGATATGCTCCAAATTGGGCTTGACTACATAAGCGATATTGAAAAATATCAGCCTGTCGAATTTTGGAAAACACGATTGCAGAGATTTTTTGCTTATTACAGCGATAATTTTATGTTTTCTCATTTTGCAAAAACGTCGTTTTTAAATGCAAAAGATAATCATGATTTGCGCAATCGGTTAAATGCGTTTTTTGAAAAATGCCCTGAGGAGCGCTATAAAAAAGTCCCATAA
- a CDS encoding DUF975 family protein — translation MFERKKYKNFAVRQLKGRWTVVVLMTLLIEIVMFIFEIPNFYRMFNKESFQILMEYTSFDVNEFYTLYSDATSTTWASTLIRLIVSSIFTMAAIGVYLKMSHSPEKLSLKAFFEGLNNWWRAILTGVWRFLWVFLWSLLFIIPGIVKSLAYSQMFYLVNEFKDMSVTRSMKISKIITNGHKGDLFVMHLSFIGWGILATLSFGIGYFWLVPYMNMSFVNAYHSMLKEALDMGKLKPEDLQTNEQKI, via the coding sequence ATGTTTGAACGAAAAAAATACAAGAACTTTGCGGTGCGCCAGCTGAAAGGAAGATGGACAGTTGTTGTTTTGATGACATTGCTTATTGAGATTGTAATGTTTATTTTCGAAATTCCAAATTTTTACAGAATGTTTAACAAAGAGAGTTTTCAAATTCTCATGGAATATACAAGTTTTGATGTAAACGAATTTTATACTTTATACAGCGATGCGACTTCGACTACATGGGCATCGACGCTTATAAGGCTGATTGTCTCATCAATTTTTACAATGGCTGCAATCGGGGTGTACTTAAAAATGTCTCACTCTCCTGAAAAACTGTCTCTAAAAGCGTTTTTTGAAGGATTGAACAACTGGTGGCGTGCAATTTTGACAGGTGTATGGCGGTTTTTGTGGGTTTTTCTCTGGTCGCTTTTGTTCATAATTCCCGGAATCGTAAAATCGCTCGCATATTCTCAGATGTTTTATTTGGTAAACGAATTCAAAGATATGTCTGTCACACGCTCGATGAAAATAAGCAAAATCATAACAAACGGGCACAAAGGCGATTTATTTGTGATGCACTTAAGTTTTATAGGATGGGGAATTCTCGCTACGCTTTCATTCGGAATCGGTTATTTTTGGCTTGTGCCGTATATGAACATGTCTTTTGTGAATGCATACCATTCAATGCTAAAAGAAGCGCTCGATATGGGAAAACTGAAACCTGAGGATTTGCAGACAAATGAGCAAAAAATTTAG
- the sppA gene encoding signal peptide peptidase SppA, translated as MSKKFRKGFITFIAILILLIVYIALDIFHPVDFPIFKFNRSRIWNNSNTTNEYNASQNFDRKEASAYRRGSIAALYIEGTIGVKNIDYDQDWLLETIDYLKNDKKNVALAVYINSPGGAVYQSDEVYMALQDYKTSGKPIFVYQGPIAASGGYYISCAADKIYANRNTLTGSIGVLMGTSYDLTGLFEKLGIKSTTVHSGSNKNMMNYNEPFSDEQKKIMQSMCDECYEQFVSIVANSRSIKYETAKKLSDGRLYSAKQALENGLIDKIDSWENMLVDMAEDELSKPGIKVVTYKYERRRKRLIDYMVEKANDYTTAKTAAALGLPERVIKDMNRQKMIPMYVAPCY; from the coding sequence ATGAGCAAAAAATTTAGAAAAGGCTTTATAACTTTCATCGCGATTTTAATTTTGCTGATAGTTTATATCGCTTTAGACATTTTTCATCCTGTTGACTTTCCAATATTCAAATTCAACAGAAGCAGGATATGGAACAATTCAAACACGACAAATGAATACAACGCTTCACAAAATTTTGACAGAAAAGAAGCAAGCGCTTACAGAAGAGGATCGATTGCGGCTTTATATATAGAAGGAACAATCGGAGTTAAAAATATAGATTATGACCAAGATTGGCTTCTTGAAACGATCGATTATCTGAAAAACGATAAAAAAAATGTGGCACTTGCAGTCTATATAAATTCGCCGGGAGGTGCTGTTTATCAGTCAGATGAAGTTTACATGGCGCTTCAAGACTATAAAACAAGTGGGAAACCGATTTTTGTATATCAAGGACCAATAGCGGCTTCCGGCGGATATTATATTTCATGCGCCGCAGATAAAATCTACGCCAACAGAAACACTTTGACAGGCAGCATCGGCGTGTTGATGGGAACATCTTACGACCTCACAGGATTGTTTGAAAAACTTGGGATAAAATCTACGACAGTACACTCCGGCAGCAATAAAAACATGATGAACTACAATGAGCCTTTTTCCGATGAACAGAAGAAAATCATGCAATCGATGTGCGACGAATGCTACGAACAGTTTGTGTCGATAGTAGCAAACAGCAGAAGCATAAAGTATGAAACTGCAAAAAAACTTTCGGATGGTCGCTTGTACTCGGCAAAGCAGGCGCTGGAAAACGGTTTGATTGACAAAATCGATTCGTGGGAAAATATGCTAGTCGATATGGCTGAAGACGAGCTTTCAAAGCCGGGCATCAAAGTTGTAACTTACAAATACGAAAGAAGACGAAAAAGGCTTATAGACTACATGGTTGAAAAAGCAAATGATTACACAACAGCAAAAACGGCGGCAGCTCTAGGGCTTCCTGAACGGGTTATAAAGGATATGAATCGACAAAAGATGATTCCTATGTACGTGGCTCCATGTTATTGA
- a CDS encoding methyltransferase has translation MAEFVSSFITGFQDVVSSDLPARLKGCKIIDVFDGLVHYSYSGNSRDLEKILYFNNTFFVIKTVKGNGLNFPSLVGVVGAENKNYMISRGTFRVRFVKENQFAKVDKNIARRAEETVTRNSKLFLDRVSPSTEVWYSIRREGFAFCGQLISKREFTEKNLNKGELRPEIAYLLCCFTGVNDGDVVLDPFCGFGSIPIQLVKHFRFSKLFISDIDKKKIDFVGEKKQFKNAQNINIRVSDAFSLNHIKDKSVNIIITDPPWGFYEDIGDVVGFYDKMFESFKRVLAENGTVVVLSARKEELEKAVTDSGLKIVKSLHTLVNGKKAGVYKIGFYNQ, from the coding sequence ATGGCAGAATTTGTTTCTTCTTTTATAACGGGCTTTCAAGATGTCGTATCTTCTGACTTGCCTGCGCGTCTTAAAGGCTGTAAAATCATCGATGTTTTTGACGGACTTGTGCATTATTCTTATTCAGGAAATTCTCGCGATTTAGAGAAAATATTGTACTTTAACAACACTTTTTTTGTCATCAAGACTGTAAAAGGCAACGGGTTGAATTTTCCTTCGTTAGTGGGAGTTGTCGGTGCCGAAAATAAAAATTATATGATAAGCCGCGGAACTTTTCGTGTTCGGTTTGTCAAAGAAAATCAGTTTGCAAAAGTCGACAAGAATATCGCCCGCCGCGCAGAGGAGACTGTCACCCGCAATTCAAAGCTCTTTCTAGACCGCGTTTCGCCTTCTACAGAAGTATGGTACAGCATTCGACGTGAAGGATTTGCGTTTTGCGGGCAGCTTATTTCAAAACGTGAATTCACCGAAAAAAATCTGAACAAAGGAGAGCTTCGTCCGGAAATCGCTTATTTGCTCTGCTGTTTTACGGGAGTAAATGACGGCGATGTCGTTCTTGACCCTTTTTGCGGATTCGGCTCTATTCCAATTCAACTTGTAAAACATTTCCGTTTTTCAAAGCTTTTTATCAGCGACATTGATAAAAAAAAGATTGATTTTGTCGGCGAGAAAAAACAGTTCAAAAACGCGCAAAACATCAATATAAGAGTCTCTGACGCATTTTCGCTAAACCACATAAAAGATAAATCTGTAAACATTATCATCACAGATCCGCCGTGGGGTTTTTACGAAGATATCGGCGATGTCGTTGGATTTTATGACAAAATGTTTGAGAGTTTTAAAAGAGTGCTCGCCGAAAACGGAACTGTTGTCGTGCTTTCAGCGAGAAAAGAAGAACTGGAAAAAGCTGTTACCGATTCCGGTTTAAAAATTGTAAAAAGCCTTCACACTCTTGTAAACGGGAAAAAGGCAGGAGTTTATAAAATCGGATTTTATAATCAATAA
- a CDS encoding right-handed parallel beta-helix repeat-containing protein — MRKINTVFIGVAFIAALLTITACKALFSDIEEDFSYWASEPIITGFRAASAVQPSDEGFQCVPSASDVELTLTVRNPKKFSFIMPDSLGAPTDIVTFGSDVHDSSKTNPPVYGTDYTLEQSAQDSLKLTYKEAFLKRYEWSSANIGAAIKLYSTDGRKFNQTYKFNLEANTPPPNPAPVEVSDDFHIALFKTATADSLGKRYYVLCFKVDYMPGENVISGVPLYGDIKSVCVSKNDGAEISYPITLNSGYTDFDISNPSNIAFIAKDDVAPLSSTEAAAFLSSLQPDNVPSASWTLYLKTDIEVGGATAKYGIRLFDGKLYSALSEQTIGKRALPTPKVFAHPDIDNVAVFGVYTEGSSIVSSGTAAKVNSNDLNGSGANNGSTATNAIPVYSAYGEAVKLMIKKNEATDYPAGVTVTGSAELVSGASISGTASFMAGQSAVVTLPSPTEAGGETVYKVTIQAKGEGFDDSATRTLYYKVRRELKTVNNLPVWYMLGAAIEKIPLGGAGTVKISGILKAESIGYPPHPDGSSVVNNSTIDVSGKKDSGDYPGRTVTVIGDNKTSSILDASNLCSVFNVEFNGKLILKNVTLQNAKNDDGGYGGGIYISDNGSSVEMTDTDITNCTVTAAPILGGAVYIREGGSLTVGSGCVISGNTAPGGKGGGIYVQSGGTFNIAGDAKIDENNDVYLKKNEDPPYDSSKNAKLTVTAPLTGMHTVAKITPEDYTAGVAAVNAASGVSLAEYAGRFKITDQTIISPLSTVPWKLIYNSNNTLVLKANVPITVDGTDPNAWKTLKEAIEAESVENGDKFIIQGTIKATSAPGNSGVITVRKNISIKKGGTSTPILNANSNGTDRPPTPHRIFTVENGGELTLDGIQLENGNAGTWKGGAILIKEGGKANITNTFIYGCKARNGGAIYNEGSLSLSLCHIGASGNPNEATSYGGAIYSYDKTTDSENCTILGTDISYNEATTGGGICIIGGKCTIGPKNATLTLIDHNMCSGSSTNVGGGGLYIGTSGVCTISGGTKISNNSSQNGGAFLIKSGSLYMENNCIVEQNKAKKGGGIYITDSSGSAEILYCHVRQNEAQDDGGGIFVAGGASCTLDGVKMQDNTVNNGKGSAVYVSKTVNKTPTLTLKGDVKIGTSDPNSNTICLGFSLRLPSNIVESAFVSATSTGLSDSSHINIEPENYIKQNKKNLIKGEGIGWKDNLFHLTNIPASKGSWNLTKSLGGNVNNDRLALERTSANLTASGTTGDWKALKETIESLPSNGGTLILNGIFKATSGDDSGEIIVRKVLTIDGGSSAVIDADNKCRIFNLQSPLTLKNITLENGNAGTGSGGAVYVSTGELEIEGSTRIVPSTGSDEDTPGKNDVYLKDGTMIDIKGALTGAAFVARITPEKYRSGTQVLDRDIISGTAQNYKKFKVTLVSTPQLYVGSNGKLTTTQP; from the coding sequence ATGCGTAAAATCAATACGGTCTTTATTGGCGTCGCTTTTATAGCGGCATTGTTGACTATAACCGCTTGCAAAGCGCTGTTTTCGGACATAGAAGAAGATTTTTCTTATTGGGCATCGGAACCAATCATCACCGGTTTTAGAGCGGCATCTGCGGTACAGCCGAGCGATGAGGGCTTTCAGTGCGTGCCGTCAGCAAGTGATGTAGAGCTTACTCTCACAGTTCGCAATCCAAAAAAGTTTTCGTTTATAATGCCGGATTCTTTAGGAGCGCCGACTGATATCGTAACGTTCGGAAGCGATGTACACGATAGTTCCAAAACAAATCCGCCCGTATACGGCACTGATTATACGCTTGAGCAAAGCGCTCAAGATAGTTTAAAGCTCACGTATAAAGAGGCGTTTTTAAAGCGTTACGAATGGAGCAGTGCAAACATAGGGGCTGCAATTAAACTTTACAGCACCGACGGCAGAAAATTCAATCAAACATATAAGTTCAATCTGGAAGCGAACACACCGCCTCCGAACCCTGCGCCCGTCGAAGTTTCTGACGATTTTCACATAGCGCTTTTTAAAACGGCAACAGCCGATTCTCTTGGCAAGCGCTATTACGTTTTGTGTTTTAAGGTAGACTATATGCCGGGCGAAAACGTGATTTCAGGTGTTCCTCTGTACGGCGACATCAAAAGCGTGTGCGTGAGTAAAAATGACGGCGCAGAAATTTCTTATCCTATCACACTCAACTCTGGGTATACCGACTTTGATATATCGAATCCCTCTAATATTGCCTTTATAGCGAAAGACGACGTAGCTCCTTTATCTTCTACGGAAGCTGCAGCTTTTTTAAGCAGCCTACAGCCTGATAATGTTCCTTCCGCTTCGTGGACGCTCTATCTTAAAACCGACATTGAAGTCGGCGGCGCTACGGCAAAATACGGCATTCGGCTTTTTGATGGGAAACTCTATTCCGCTTTGTCGGAACAGACTATTGGTAAGCGCGCGCTTCCGACTCCTAAAGTATTCGCTCATCCTGATATAGACAATGTAGCCGTTTTCGGCGTGTATACGGAAGGAAGCAGCATTGTTTCATCTGGTACTGCAGCAAAAGTAAATTCCAACGATTTAAACGGCAGCGGTGCTAATAACGGTTCGACCGCGACTAACGCAATTCCGGTTTACAGCGCATACGGAGAGGCTGTAAAACTGATGATAAAAAAGAATGAGGCAACAGATTATCCTGCAGGGGTTACCGTAACGGGAAGCGCGGAGCTTGTGTCAGGCGCTTCTATATCCGGTACTGCATCATTTATGGCGGGACAAAGCGCTGTCGTTACTCTTCCTTCTCCGACGGAGGCTGGCGGTGAGACAGTGTACAAAGTTACCATTCAGGCAAAGGGCGAAGGTTTTGACGACAGTGCAACGCGCACTCTGTACTATAAAGTACGAAGGGAACTAAAAACGGTTAACAATTTGCCGGTGTGGTATATGCTCGGCGCCGCCATAGAGAAAATCCCCTTAGGCGGGGCAGGCACCGTCAAGATAAGCGGAATATTAAAGGCGGAAAGCATCGGCTATCCTCCACATCCCGACGGTTCATCTGTAGTAAACAACAGCACTATAGATGTCAGCGGGAAAAAGGATTCGGGTGATTATCCGGGCAGAACGGTTACCGTCATAGGAGATAACAAAACTTCTTCGATACTCGATGCTTCAAATTTATGCAGCGTATTTAATGTAGAATTTAACGGAAAGCTCATTCTTAAAAATGTAACGCTGCAAAATGCTAAAAATGATGACGGAGGTTACGGCGGCGGTATCTATATAAGCGATAACGGTTCTTCTGTAGAAATGACCGATACTGATATTACAAATTGTACTGTCACCGCAGCACCTATACTGGGCGGTGCGGTATATATCAGAGAAGGCGGAAGCCTTACCGTCGGATCAGGCTGCGTGATCTCCGGTAACACTGCGCCGGGTGGCAAAGGCGGGGGCATCTATGTACAAAGCGGCGGCACGTTCAATATAGCAGGCGATGCGAAGATAGACGAAAACAACGACGTGTACTTGAAAAAGAACGAAGATCCGCCGTATGACTCGTCCAAAAACGCAAAGCTGACCGTAACGGCGCCTCTTACCGGTATGCACACCGTCGCAAAGATAACGCCCGAAGATTATACGGCAGGCGTTGCAGCCGTAAACGCCGCTTCCGGCGTAAGTCTGGCGGAGTATGCAGGCAGGTTTAAAATAACAGATCAAACTATCATATCGCCGCTTTCGACGGTTCCGTGGAAGCTCATATATAACAGCAATAATACGCTTGTACTAAAAGCTAATGTTCCGATAACAGTAGACGGAACCGATCCTAACGCGTGGAAGACTCTGAAAGAGGCGATTGAGGCGGAGAGCGTGGAAAACGGCGATAAATTCATTATACAGGGTACGATAAAAGCGACAAGCGCTCCCGGAAACAGCGGTGTGATTACCGTAAGAAAAAATATTTCCATAAAAAAGGGCGGAACTTCAACTCCCATACTCAACGCAAACAGCAACGGCACCGATCGTCCTCCAACGCCTCACCGCATCTTTACCGTAGAGAACGGCGGAGAATTGACTCTTGACGGTATTCAGCTGGAAAACGGCAATGCAGGTACGTGGAAAGGCGGTGCAATCCTTATTAAAGAAGGCGGTAAGGCGAATATAACAAATACGTTCATCTATGGCTGCAAAGCGAGAAACGGAGGCGCAATCTATAACGAAGGCTCGCTCAGTTTGTCCCTTTGTCACATAGGCGCAAGCGGTAACCCGAACGAAGCTACGTCATACGGTGGGGCAATATACAGCTACGATAAGACGACCGACTCTGAAAACTGTACGATTTTGGGTACGGATATAAGTTATAACGAAGCTACGACAGGTGGGGGTATATGTATTATAGGGGGAAAATGTACCATCGGTCCGAAGAACGCAACACTGACTTTGATCGATCACAATATGTGTTCCGGTAGCTCGACCAATGTAGGCGGAGGCGGCTTATATATCGGAACTTCTGGAGTTTGTACGATAAGCGGCGGTACAAAGATTTCGAATAACAGTTCTCAAAACGGCGGCGCATTCCTCATAAAAAGTGGTTCGCTTTATATGGAAAACAATTGTATTGTCGAGCAGAATAAGGCGAAGAAAGGCGGCGGTATTTATATAACGGACAGTAGCGGTAGCGCTGAGATACTTTACTGCCATGTAAGACAAAACGAAGCGCAAGATGATGGCGGCGGCATTTTCGTTGCCGGAGGCGCATCTTGTACCCTCGACGGTGTAAAGATGCAAGACAACACCGTAAACAACGGCAAGGGTTCTGCCGTGTATGTTTCTAAAACAGTCAATAAAACGCCGACCCTTACGCTCAAAGGTGATGTGAAGATAGGAACAAGCGATCCAAACTCAAACACTATCTGTTTGGGCTTTTCTCTTAGGCTTCCTAGCAATATTGTAGAAAGCGCTTTTGTTTCGGCAACATCTACCGGTTTATCAGACTCATCTCACATCAATATTGAACCCGAAAACTATATAAAACAAAACAAGAAGAATTTGATCAAGGGCGAAGGTATAGGCTGGAAAGACAATCTCTTTCATTTAACGAATATACCGGCATCCAAAGGAAGCTGGAACTTGACTAAAAGTCTTGGCGGAAATGTGAATAACGATAGATTGGCGCTTGAAAGGACAAGTGCTAATCTTACAGCCTCAGGTACTACAGGAGACTGGAAAGCGCTCAAAGAAACCATAGAAAGCCTGCCTTCCAACGGCGGAACCTTGATCCTAAACGGGATATTTAAAGCAACTTCCGGCGATGACAGCGGCGAAATTATTGTGAGAAAAGTACTCACGATAGATGGCGGCTCTTCTGCCGTTATCGATGCAGACAATAAGTGCCGCATATTTAATTTGCAAAGTCCTTTGACATTGAAAAATATTACGCTTGAAAACGGCAATGCAGGAACGGGCAGCGGCGGCGCAGTATACGTGTCTACAGGAGAACTTGAGATAGAAGGAAGTACTCGTATTGTGCCTTCAACCGGCAGCGATGAAGACACGCCCGGCAAAAACGATGTGTATTTGAAGGACGGCACGATGATTGATATTAAAGGCGCTTTGACCGGCGCCGCTTTCGTCGCACGCATTACGCCGGAAAAGTACCGTTCTGGCACGCAGGTGCTTGACCGCGATATAATAAGCGGAACAGCGCAGAACTACAAGAAATTTAAGGTAACGCTGGTTAGTACACCGCAATTGTACGTCGGCTCCAACGGCAAGTTGACAACTACTCAGCCTTAA